Proteins co-encoded in one Haloarcula pelagica genomic window:
- a CDS encoding dipeptide epimerase, which translates to MNWTVRRYDLPLATPFGIARGTSATSETVVVELGRGGATGVGGVAPSPYYDETAASVAEVLPELLAVVADLDDPHNGQRLDRRFHEEWPAQPAARAAVSIALSDLAARELGTPLYRQLGLDPDAVPPTTYTVGIDPPERMAEKARAAADAGFSHLKIKLGTDDDRARLDAVREAVPEAELRVDANAAWTPDEAVAALGWLEAAGVTLLEQPVDAGDREGLRRVTEETPIPVCADESCVTPEDVPRLADACDVVNAKLVKCGGIRPALRLLHTADAHGLSTMLGCMVASNAAIAGAVHLAPLVDYVDLDGALLLDADPYEGVPLEGDVFDLRAVAAGTGVRSDPGFKG; encoded by the coding sequence TGGTCGAACTCGGACGGGGCGGCGCGACCGGCGTCGGCGGCGTCGCACCCTCGCCGTACTACGACGAGACGGCCGCCAGCGTCGCCGAGGTCCTGCCCGAGCTGCTCGCAGTGGTCGCCGACCTGGACGACCCACACAACGGCCAGCGGCTCGACCGCCGCTTCCACGAGGAGTGGCCCGCCCAGCCGGCCGCACGCGCCGCCGTCTCCATCGCGCTGTCGGATCTCGCGGCCCGCGAACTCGGGACGCCGCTGTACCGCCAACTGGGCCTGGACCCCGACGCGGTGCCCCCGACGACCTACACCGTCGGCATCGACCCGCCCGAGCGCATGGCCGAGAAGGCCCGCGCAGCGGCCGACGCCGGCTTCTCGCACCTGAAGATCAAGCTCGGGACCGACGACGACCGGGCGCGCCTGGACGCCGTTCGGGAGGCGGTTCCCGAGGCCGAACTCCGCGTGGACGCCAACGCCGCCTGGACGCCCGACGAGGCCGTCGCGGCGCTTGGCTGGCTTGAGGCCGCCGGCGTGACGCTGCTCGAACAGCCCGTCGACGCCGGCGACCGCGAGGGGCTGCGCCGGGTCACCGAGGAGACACCCATCCCCGTCTGTGCCGACGAGTCCTGCGTGACACCCGAGGACGTACCACGGCTCGCCGACGCCTGCGACGTGGTCAACGCCAAACTCGTCAAGTGTGGCGGCATCCGCCCGGCGTTGCGCCTGCTCCACACCGCCGACGCACACGGGCTCTCGACGATGCTCGGCTGTATGGTCGCCTCGAACGCCGCCATCGCCGGCGCGGTCCACCTCGCACCCCTGGTCGACTACGTCGATCTGGACGGCGCGCTGTTGCTCGATGCGGACCCATACGAGGGCGTGCCGCTGGAGGGGGACGTGTTCGACTTGCGCGCCGTGGCGGCCGGGACTGGCGTCCGGTCGGACCCGGGGTTCAAAGGCTGA
- a CDS encoding redoxin domain-containing protein has translation MVETGDSAPNITATVANGEVEAFDLSEHLGDGPVVLAFFPGAFTPPCSNEMVALQDHIDEFHDAGATVLGVSADSAFSQNAFRDEHGLEFSLVSDMSRQAIQDYGLEIDIEDLGLLGVANRAVFVLDDEGTVTYTWTTDDPTNEPDYEELVEAVQNA, from the coding sequence ATGGTAGAAACTGGTGATTCCGCCCCGAACATCACGGCAACGGTAGCAAACGGCGAGGTCGAAGCGTTCGACCTCTCGGAGCACCTGGGCGACGGCCCGGTCGTGCTCGCCTTCTTCCCCGGTGCGTTCACACCGCCGTGTTCCAACGAGATGGTCGCGCTGCAGGACCACATCGACGAGTTCCACGACGCCGGCGCGACGGTGCTCGGTGTCAGTGCCGACTCGGCGTTCTCGCAGAACGCCTTCCGCGACGAACACGGCCTGGAGTTCTCCCTGGTCAGCGACATGAGCCGGCAGGCGATCCAGGACTACGGGCTGGAAATCGACATCGAGGACCTGGGCCTGCTGGGCGTCGCCAACCGCGCCGTCTTCGTCCTCGACGACGAGGGGACGGTGACCTACACCTGGACGACCGACGACCCGACGAACGAGCCCGACTACGAGGAACTGGTCGAAGCGGTCCAGAACGCCTGA
- a CDS encoding gamma carbonic anhydrase family protein produces the protein MDSREYEFEGAKPDIHGYAHVSREATLVGDVTVGPNANVWPGTVLRGDVGPVEVGRQTAIGDGAVLHASTVGEKVMVGHGAVLNDAHVADGALVGFNSTVSDADIGERSIVAMGTVVPPGYEVPAESFVRGSPAQVTPLSETTIDPDEVFEAFSSGDYANLAARHEDLFE, from the coding sequence ATGGACAGTCGTGAGTACGAGTTCGAGGGGGCGAAACCGGACATCCACGGGTACGCGCACGTCAGCCGCGAGGCGACGCTCGTCGGGGACGTGACGGTCGGCCCGAACGCGAACGTCTGGCCGGGGACGGTCCTGCGCGGTGATGTGGGTCCCGTCGAGGTCGGTCGCCAGACGGCGATCGGTGACGGTGCGGTCCTGCACGCCTCGACGGTCGGCGAGAAGGTGATGGTCGGCCACGGCGCCGTCCTGAACGACGCACACGTCGCGGACGGCGCGCTCGTCGGGTTCAACTCCACCGTCAGCGACGCCGACATCGGCGAGCGTTCGATCGTCGCCATGGGCACGGTCGTCCCGCCGGGCTACGAGGTGCCCGCCGAGTCGTTCGTCCGTGGCAGCCCGGCCCAGGTGACCCCGCTGTCGGAGACGACGATCGATCCCGACGAGGTGTTCGAAGCCTTCTCCTCGGGCGACTACGCCAACCTCGCGGCCCGCCACGAGGACCTCTTCGAGTGA
- a CDS encoding DUF7504 family protein, with product MAGPRPGTNVLVLAPSLSDAKRTTCLSLLTPGDLQQLDVLRITYSASPRELVDEWQAEYDELPGRMGIINVGDQAGLGGTDDAELPDRVFVTDANPNDITGLGMRLNNYLNDVSDESQLVVCFDSLTELLQFADVQSAFKFLHMFAGQLRQVDAIGHFHLDPGAHDTQVISRLKPLFDDAIDHT from the coding sequence ATGGCCGGTCCGCGACCCGGAACGAACGTTCTGGTGCTTGCCCCGTCACTGAGTGACGCCAAACGGACGACCTGCCTGAGTCTCCTCACTCCGGGCGACCTCCAGCAGCTCGATGTGCTCCGGATCACGTATTCGGCGTCGCCACGGGAACTGGTCGACGAGTGGCAAGCGGAGTACGACGAACTGCCCGGGCGAATGGGCATCATCAACGTCGGCGATCAGGCCGGTCTCGGCGGTACCGACGACGCGGAACTCCCCGACCGCGTCTTCGTCACCGACGCCAACCCCAACGACATCACCGGCCTCGGGATGCGTCTGAACAACTACCTCAACGACGTGTCCGACGAGAGCCAACTGGTCGTCTGTTTCGACTCGCTGACGGAACTCCTCCAGTTCGCCGACGTGCAGTCGGCGTTCAAGTTCCTCCACATGTTCGCCGGGCAACTCAGACAGGTCGACGCCATCGGGCACTTCCACCTGGACCCCGGCGCCCACGACACCCAGGTCATCAGCCGACTCAAACCCCTCTTCGACGACGCGATCGATCACACGTAA
- a CDS encoding ATPase domain-containing protein → MPVQTGTETLDDILDGGLPENRTALVTGGPGTGKSTLAMQFLQQGLDRGEECLYISTEQTFDELVDTFEAYPFELDHENLTVTSLHATPGQTVDGDEDRELTLETLEGGKMLGGDYSAPFESKYITRYLERFAPADRVVLDSVSGLSAIGEDRDVFRRTLLDFIRLLNDEFDATAIFTAEESQPSASQADVKTVAASDAVQFNTHGVIRLWRENVGGDYHRFLEVVKMRGVDHDTRVHEVSFTDAGLRISPRLRTHPGEFVPSDHMSTGIPGLDQLMGGGIVRGGTLLMEHDGQASPHSILTNLLARASEEDMALTIVPPVELPPKRLRSIIDERIGDMEELLADDRLFLVDFANIWENTKRNVFKPQEHDTDNPAAVLRTVDDRRGDRPMFTALNVEAQLPVLDNDELRQMRFWEEENLYQPEDTTMYLYNPDTLSDELAAFYRNGAWQNLRTWVNDNGLQYIKLKKSPSGYMGSTRLVEYVTDEPYMRVQRLPGAGDGDS, encoded by the coding sequence ATGCCGGTCCAGACAGGTACCGAGACACTCGACGACATTCTCGACGGCGGGTTGCCCGAGAACCGGACCGCCCTGGTCACCGGCGGCCCGGGGACGGGCAAGTCCACGCTCGCGATGCAGTTCCTCCAGCAGGGGCTGGATCGGGGCGAGGAGTGTCTCTACATCAGCACGGAACAGACGTTCGACGAACTTGTCGACACCTTCGAGGCGTACCCGTTCGAACTCGATCACGAGAACCTCACGGTCACGTCGCTGCACGCGACACCCGGCCAGACCGTCGACGGCGACGAAGACCGGGAACTCACCCTCGAAACGCTCGAAGGCGGGAAGATGCTCGGCGGGGACTACTCGGCGCCGTTCGAGAGCAAATACATCACCCGATATCTCGAACGGTTCGCGCCCGCGGACCGCGTCGTCCTGGACTCGGTGTCCGGCCTGTCGGCTATCGGCGAGGACCGCGATGTCTTCCGGCGGACGCTGCTGGATTTCATCCGCTTGCTCAACGACGAGTTCGACGCGACCGCGATCTTCACGGCCGAGGAGTCCCAGCCCAGCGCTTCCCAGGCCGACGTGAAGACCGTCGCCGCGAGCGACGCGGTCCAGTTCAACACTCACGGCGTCATCCGGCTCTGGCGCGAGAACGTCGGCGGCGACTACCACCGCTTTCTGGAGGTCGTCAAGATGCGCGGCGTCGATCACGACACGCGCGTCCACGAGGTGTCGTTCACCGACGCGGGGCTGCGCATCTCGCCCCGCCTGCGGACCCACCCCGGCGAGTTCGTCCCTTCGGACCACATGTCGACGGGCATCCCCGGGCTCGACCAGCTCATGGGCGGCGGTATCGTCCGCGGCGGGACGCTCCTGATGGAACACGACGGCCAGGCCAGTCCCCACTCGATCCTGACGAACTTGCTGGCCAGGGCCAGCGAGGAGGACATGGCGCTCACCATCGTCCCGCCGGTCGAACTGCCGCCCAAGCGACTCCGCAGCATCATCGACGAGCGGATCGGCGACATGGAGGAGCTTTTGGCCGACGACCGGCTCTTTCTCGTCGACTTCGCCAACATCTGGGAGAACACCAAGCGGAACGTGTTCAAGCCACAGGAACACGACACCGACAACCCCGCGGCAGTGTTGCGAACCGTCGACGACCGCCGGGGCGACCGGCCGATGTTCACGGCGCTCAACGTCGAGGCACAGCTCCCGGTGTTAGACAACGACGAGCTCCGACAGATGCGGTTCTGGGAGGAGGAGAACCTCTACCAGCCCGAGGACACGACGATGTACCTCTACAACCCCGACACGCTCTCCGACGAACTCGCGGCGTTCTACCGCAACGGCGCCTGGCAGAACCTCCGGACCTGGGTCAACGACAACGGCCTCCAGTACATCAAACTCAAGAAGTCCCCCAGCGGGTACATGGGTTCGACCCGCCTCGTCGAGTACGTGACCGACGAACCGTATATGCGCGTCCAGCGGCTGCCGGGCGCCGGGGACGGTGACTCGTAG
- a CDS encoding universal stress protein: MYDDILVATDGSSGTMETVEHAVSIARDNDAVLHGLYVVDKRQYRAADADAKETVRQSLEEEGQVALDDVAVRGEEAGLEVVTAMEVGIPDKTIVDYAEREGIDLIVMGTHGRTGRHRVSTLGSVTERVTESAPVPVLIVHIE, translated from the coding sequence ATGTACGACGATATCCTCGTCGCCACCGACGGCAGTTCCGGCACGATGGAGACGGTCGAGCACGCGGTCTCGATCGCGCGCGACAACGACGCCGTACTCCACGGGCTCTACGTCGTCGACAAGCGCCAGTACCGGGCGGCCGACGCGGACGCGAAAGAGACCGTCCGGCAGTCCCTCGAAGAGGAAGGCCAGGTCGCGCTCGACGACGTTGCCGTCCGCGGCGAAGAGGCGGGCCTGGAGGTCGTGACGGCCATGGAAGTGGGGATTCCGGACAAGACGATCGTCGACTACGCCGAGCGGGAGGGGATCGACCTGATCGTGATGGGGACGCACGGCCGGACCGGTCGTCACCGCGTCTCGACGCTGGGGAGTGTCACCGAACGGGTCACCGAGAGCGCGCCCGTCCCGGTGTTGATCGTCCACATCGAGTAA
- a CDS encoding HTH domain-containing protein: MEPTQSEGGRAELFVRSLLPEAARSHQQSITDRLRSLDDDRFSAHSVTVWGKQLPATPAETETTVGRLAHEQIAAFREWATVNDRSLSPAFTVRTVEADLLGERYRALVLPQVLLAEYEGDALQCVTPHASGDGIVSVTDRLAALEAGTAATFTAVERSSTHPEPPRVEAPSGTAGSDGPVPSE, from the coding sequence ATGGAACCAACCCAGTCCGAGGGAGGACGGGCAGAGCTGTTCGTCCGGTCCCTCCTACCCGAGGCGGCCCGATCACACCAGCAGTCGATCACCGACCGCCTGCGTTCGCTCGACGACGACCGGTTCTCGGCGCACTCGGTAACGGTCTGGGGGAAGCAACTGCCCGCGACGCCGGCCGAGACCGAGACGACCGTCGGCCGGCTGGCCCACGAGCAGATCGCGGCGTTCAGGGAGTGGGCGACGGTCAACGATCGGTCGCTGTCGCCGGCGTTCACCGTCCGTACCGTCGAGGCGGACCTCCTCGGCGAGCGGTACCGTGCGCTCGTGTTGCCACAGGTGCTACTGGCGGAGTACGAGGGCGACGCCTTGCAGTGTGTCACGCCACACGCGAGCGGCGACGGCATCGTCTCAGTCACGGACCGACTCGCCGCCCTCGAAGCGGGCACAGCAGCGACGTTTACCGCGGTCGAGCGATCGAGTACGCATCCCGAGCCGCCCCGAGTGGAAGCGCCGAGCGGAACGGCCGGGAGCGACGGGCCGGTGCCCTCCGAGTAG
- the thrS gene encoding threonine--tRNA ligase — protein sequence MSTVTVTLPDGSTLELAAGSTVEDVAYEIGPGLGDDTVAGVVDGELVDKHEPIETDVRLEIVTPSSDEYLDVLRHSAAHVFAQALQRLYPEATLTIGPWTDDGFYYDITGVDIDEDDLEEISEEAHDIIAADYDIERELIDRGEAFERYEDNPFKQDILETEAAGEDPVSFYEQAEFYDLCQGPHVESTGEIGGFALLEISAAFWRGEEDNETLTRVYGTAFPTEDELDEFLERRRKAQERDHRKIGQEMDLFSIAETTGPGLPLYEPNGKKILNELSDYVAKLNRAAGYDEIETPHVFRTELWKKSGHYENYVDDMFLLDVNDEEYGLKPMNCPGHATIFEQNSWSYRDLPVRYFEDGKVYRKEQRGELSGLSRTWAFTIDDGHLFVRPDQIEQEVLATVDIILDTLDTFNLDYTVQFATRPEKSVGGDEIWEKAESQLESVLEEQGIDYEVEPGDGAFYGPKIDFAFEDALGRHWDGPTVQLDFNMPERFDLSYTGEDNEEHRPVMIHRALYGSYERFFMVLTEHYNGKFPPWLAPEQVRLLPVSDDNIPYCEELAADLGDYRVEIEDRSWTVGRKIQQAHDDRVPYMFIIGDNEEEAGTISVRDRKENEEKDIALDEFRDHLATEIDQKRTDVTFFAGR from the coding sequence ATGAGTACGGTCACGGTCACGCTGCCGGACGGCTCCACGCTAGAGCTGGCCGCCGGCAGCACGGTCGAGGATGTCGCCTACGAAATCGGGCCCGGGCTCGGAGACGACACCGTCGCCGGCGTCGTCGACGGCGAGCTGGTCGACAAACACGAGCCCATCGAGACCGACGTGCGACTGGAGATCGTCACACCGAGCAGCGACGAGTACCTCGACGTGCTACGTCACTCCGCCGCGCACGTCTTCGCGCAGGCGCTCCAGCGGCTGTACCCCGAGGCGACACTCACTATCGGACCGTGGACCGACGACGGCTTCTACTACGACATCACCGGCGTCGACATCGACGAGGACGACCTCGAGGAGATCAGCGAGGAGGCCCACGACATCATCGCGGCCGACTACGACATCGAGCGGGAACTGATCGACCGCGGGGAGGCCTTCGAACGCTACGAGGACAACCCGTTCAAACAGGACATCTTGGAGACCGAAGCGGCCGGCGAGGACCCCGTCTCCTTCTACGAGCAGGCGGAGTTCTACGACCTCTGTCAGGGTCCCCACGTCGAGTCGACCGGCGAGATTGGCGGCTTCGCGCTGCTGGAGATCTCGGCGGCGTTCTGGCGCGGCGAGGAGGACAACGAGACGCTCACGCGGGTGTACGGCACCGCCTTCCCGACCGAAGACGAACTCGACGAGTTCCTCGAACGCCGCCGGAAGGCCCAGGAGCGAGACCACCGAAAGATCGGCCAGGAGATGGACCTGTTCTCCATCGCCGAGACGACCGGGCCGGGGCTCCCGCTGTACGAGCCAAACGGTAAGAAGATCCTCAACGAACTCTCGGACTACGTCGCCAAGCTCAACCGGGCGGCCGGCTACGACGAGATCGAGACGCCACACGTCTTCCGCACCGAACTCTGGAAGAAGTCCGGCCACTACGAGAACTACGTCGATGACATGTTCCTGCTCGATGTCAACGACGAGGAGTACGGCCTCAAGCCGATGAACTGCCCGGGCCACGCGACGATCTTCGAGCAGAACTCCTGGTCATATCGAGACCTGCCGGTCCGGTACTTCGAGGACGGGAAGGTCTACCGCAAGGAACAGCGCGGCGAACTGTCGGGGCTCTCCCGGACCTGGGCCTTCACGATCGACGACGGCCACCTGTTCGTCCGCCCGGACCAGATCGAACAGGAGGTGCTGGCGACCGTCGACATCATCCTCGACACGCTGGATACGTTCAACTTAGACTACACCGTCCAGTTCGCCACCCGGCCCGAGAAGTCCGTCGGCGGCGACGAGATCTGGGAGAAAGCCGAGTCCCAACTGGAGTCGGTGCTCGAAGAACAGGGGATCGACTACGAGGTCGAACCCGGCGACGGCGCCTTCTACGGCCCGAAGATCGACTTCGCCTTCGAGGACGCGCTGGGTCGCCACTGGGACGGCCCGACGGTCCAACTGGACTTCAACATGCCCGAGCGGTTCGACCTCTCCTACACGGGCGAGGACAACGAGGAGCACCGCCCGGTGATGATCCACCGCGCGCTGTATGGCTCCTACGAGCGGTTCTTCATGGTGTTGACCGAACACTACAACGGGAAGTTCCCGCCGTGGCTCGCGCCCGAGCAGGTCCGTCTCCTCCCGGTCAGCGACGACAACATCCCCTACTGCGAGGAACTGGCCGCCGACCTCGGCGACTACCGCGTCGAGATCGAGGACCGCTCCTGGACGGTCGGCCGGAAGATCCAGCAGGCCCACGACGACCGGGTCCCCTACATGTTCATCATCGGTGACAACGAGGAAGAGGCCGGTACCATCTCGGTGCGGGATCGGAAGGAAAACGAGGAGAAAGACATCGCTCTCGACGAGTTCCGTGACCACCTGGCGACCGAGATCGACCAGAAGCGTACCGACGTGACTTTCTTCGCCGGTCGGTAG
- a CDS encoding SLC13 family permease translates to MAPLSTDALVVFALVAVALLLFVTEWLPPDMTAVGVLVALVVLEPYTHVPARESIRGFASPAVVTIVAMYILSAGVERAGVVDWLGAKLAALTGGDEGRLLAAIVGTTGVSAGFVNNTPVVAVFIPLVTGLSERYGLSPSTLLLPLSFAAMLGGTLTLVGTATNLLASDLSAQLLGEPFSMFTLTPVGIVVLVVGVAYLLTVGRALVPERVHPAADFTEEFDMDRHLAQLRVREESPLVGLTVAEALDRSVGELAATDAVETLGQPLEPEAETEAVAAVGTVLDIDVLQIDRDGESFFATATDRPVEPGDVLTVRGNRQSVNRFGETLGLRQLARESVTEELLAESGHAGILAEAIVHRESRLRGRTLSDVQLRSRFDATVLAVRRGEELVREGLADIEFSAGDTLLLQTPIEEITHLQEEGYLVLTEGPPELFDVIHPGEAPSLERSALVPVAILLAAIGIAALGLLPIYIAALGGVVTMVGSGQLSASRAYDAVSWNVVFLLAGLLPLGLAMQATGGAAFLGGLLVDAAGVLPPLALLALVYLLTAVLASVLTPVATVVLMIPVAVATARDIGAAGQPFLLIVTFAVATAFLTPMGYQTNLMVYGPGGYRFTDYARVGLPLQLLLCAVTTLSVAALWPL, encoded by the coding sequence ATGGCGCCGCTATCGACGGACGCGCTGGTAGTGTTCGCGCTCGTCGCCGTCGCCCTGCTGTTGTTCGTGACCGAGTGGCTCCCGCCGGATATGACCGCCGTCGGGGTCCTGGTCGCGCTCGTCGTCCTGGAGCCGTACACCCACGTCCCGGCCCGCGAGTCGATCCGCGGGTTCGCCAGCCCGGCAGTCGTCACTATCGTCGCCATGTACATCCTCAGTGCCGGCGTCGAGCGGGCCGGCGTCGTCGACTGGCTGGGGGCGAAACTCGCCGCCCTCACCGGCGGCGACGAGGGGCGGCTCCTGGCGGCGATCGTCGGGACGACCGGCGTGAGTGCGGGCTTCGTCAACAACACGCCCGTCGTCGCCGTCTTCATCCCGCTGGTGACCGGACTCTCCGAACGTTACGGTCTCTCGCCGTCGACGCTCTTGCTCCCGCTGTCGTTCGCCGCGATGCTCGGCGGGACGTTGACGCTCGTGGGGACGGCGACGAACCTGCTGGCGAGTGACCTGTCGGCACAACTGCTTGGCGAACCGTTCTCGATGTTCACGCTGACGCCGGTCGGCATCGTCGTCCTCGTCGTCGGCGTCGCGTATCTGCTGACAGTCGGGCGGGCGCTGGTGCCCGAGCGCGTCCACCCGGCGGCGGACTTCACCGAGGAGTTCGACATGGACCGGCACCTCGCACAGCTCCGCGTGCGCGAGGAGTCTCCGCTGGTCGGGCTCACCGTCGCCGAAGCCCTCGACCGATCGGTCGGAGAGCTGGCGGCGACGGATGCCGTGGAGACACTGGGTCAACCCCTGGAGCCGGAGGCAGAGACCGAAGCGGTCGCCGCCGTCGGGACGGTGCTCGACATCGATGTCCTCCAGATCGACCGGGACGGGGAGTCCTTCTTCGCGACCGCGACCGACCGGCCGGTCGAACCGGGGGACGTGCTGACGGTCCGTGGCAACCGGCAGTCGGTCAACCGCTTCGGGGAGACGCTGGGACTGCGCCAACTCGCTCGCGAGTCGGTCACCGAGGAACTGCTGGCCGAGAGCGGCCACGCCGGGATACTGGCCGAAGCGATCGTCCACCGCGAATCACGGCTGCGCGGGCGGACCCTCTCCGATGTCCAGCTTCGCTCCCGGTTCGACGCGACGGTGCTCGCGGTCCGGCGCGGCGAGGAACTCGTCCGTGAGGGGCTGGCCGACATCGAGTTCTCGGCCGGTGACACGCTGTTGCTCCAGACGCCGATCGAGGAGATCACCCACCTCCAGGAGGAGGGCTATCTCGTCCTGACCGAGGGGCCACCGGAGCTGTTCGACGTGATCCACCCCGGCGAGGCCCCGTCGCTGGAGCGATCGGCGCTGGTCCCGGTCGCCATCCTGCTCGCCGCCATCGGGATCGCCGCGCTGGGGCTGTTGCCGATCTACATCGCCGCGCTCGGCGGTGTCGTCACGATGGTCGGCTCGGGGCAGCTCAGCGCCTCGCGGGCCTACGACGCGGTGAGCTGGAACGTCGTCTTCCTGCTTGCGGGGCTGCTCCCGCTGGGCCTGGCGATGCAGGCGACCGGCGGCGCGGCGTTCCTGGGCGGCCTGCTCGTCGACGCGGCCGGCGTCCTGCCGCCGCTCGCGCTGCTGGCGCTGGTCTACCTCCTGACGGCCGTGCTGGCGAGCGTCCTCACGCCCGTCGCGACGGTCGTCCTGATGATCCCGGTCGCCGTCGCGACGGCACGGGATATCGGGGCCGCCGGCCAGCCGTTCCTCCTCATCGTCACCTTCGCCGTCGCCACCGCCTTCCTGACGCCGATGGGCTACCAGACGAACCTGATGGTGTACGGCCCCGGCGGCTACCGCTTTACCGACTACGCCCGGGTCGGGCTGCCGCTGCAGTTGCTGCTCTGTGCGGTGACGACGCTGTCGGTGGCTGCGCTCTGGCCGCTGTAG
- a CDS encoding ABC transporter ATP-binding protein yields MGAIEVEGLTKAYGETVANDELSFTVREGEIFGFLGPNGAGKSTLIRMLLGFQTPTAGTARVLGRDIRDEDALLEAKADIGYLPATPGFDGGVTGRTFLEYQAELKGDQRREELLELFDPPLDRKIRAYSTGNKQMLGIVQTFMHDPALVVMDEPTAGLDPLKQEQFNDFIRRERERGVTVFFSSHVLGEVRRVCDRVGIIREGRLAALEEVGDLLERGGKHVRVTTAESVDPDSFAFPGVVDCRAVGRQLQFTFTGDYDDLVAELGDYDIVDLDIEEPPLEDVFMHFYGDRDDGADADAEPDTRAQSTAPATETDDV; encoded by the coding sequence ATGGGCGCCATCGAAGTCGAGGGGCTCACCAAGGCGTACGGCGAGACGGTCGCCAACGACGAGCTCTCCTTCACGGTCCGTGAGGGCGAGATCTTCGGCTTTCTCGGCCCCAACGGCGCCGGCAAGAGTACGCTCATCCGGATGCTGCTGGGCTTCCAGACCCCGACCGCCGGGACCGCGCGGGTCCTCGGCCGGGACATCCGGGACGAGGACGCCCTGCTGGAGGCCAAAGCCGACATCGGGTACCTCCCCGCGACGCCGGGCTTCGACGGCGGCGTCACCGGCCGGACGTTCCTGGAGTACCAGGCCGAACTGAAAGGCGACCAGCGCCGCGAGGAACTGCTGGAGCTGTTCGACCCGCCGCTGGACCGGAAGATCAGGGCCTACTCGACGGGAAACAAGCAGATGCTCGGCATCGTCCAGACGTTCATGCACGACCCCGCCCTGGTCGTCATGGACGAACCGACGGCGGGCCTGGACCCGCTGAAACAGGAGCAGTTCAACGACTTCATCCGCCGGGAGCGAGAGCGAGGCGTCACCGTCTTCTTCTCTTCGCACGTGTTGGGCGAGGTCCGGCGGGTCTGTGACCGCGTGGGGATCATCCGAGAGGGCCGTCTCGCCGCGCTGGAGGAGGTCGGCGACCTGCTCGAACGCGGCGGGAAACACGTCCGTGTCACGACCGCCGAGTCGGTCGACCCCGACTCGTTCGCGTTCCCCGGTGTCGTCGACTGCCGCGCCGTCGGCCGGCAGTTGCAGTTCACCTTCACCGGCGACTACGACGACCTCGTGGCGGAGTTGGGAGACTACGACATCGTCGACCTCGACATCGAGGAACCGCCCCTCGAAGACGTGTTCATGCACTTCTACGGCGACCGGGACGACGGCGCGGACGCCGACGCGGAACCCGACACCCGAGCGCAGTCCACTGCCCCAGCGACGGAGACCGACGATGTTTGA
- a CDS encoding ABC transporter permease subunit: MFEVTRYEARRRARGTLGLTVGLGLFALLIIGVFPSIEASGVDFEAYIESLPEAFRASFGAEAFGTIEGFLAAEFYQFVWVLLFGLYMAYTAGGTVAGDVENGRLDLLLATPITRSRLLVEKYLSLLTPIVVLNLVVPLFVYGGTILVDESLSVVDLLAVHALSIPYLLVCTSIGLVLSVLLPRGDLAQRGGMAAVFLLFVLDSVTASTDYEVLGALSPTRYYDTTEILVETSYDIEGAIVLAVAAVALLGLARLRFRRADL; this comes from the coding sequence ATGTTTGAGGTGACCCGGTACGAGGCCCGCCGGCGCGCCAGGGGGACGCTCGGACTCACGGTCGGCCTGGGGCTGTTCGCGCTGCTCATCATCGGCGTGTTCCCGTCGATCGAGGCCTCCGGGGTGGACTTCGAGGCCTACATCGAGAGCCTGCCCGAGGCGTTCCGGGCCAGCTTCGGGGCCGAGGCGTTCGGCACCATCGAGGGGTTCCTCGCCGCCGAGTTCTACCAGTTCGTCTGGGTCCTGCTCTTTGGCCTCTACATGGCCTACACCGCCGGCGGAACGGTCGCCGGCGATGTCGAGAACGGCCGGCTGGACCTGCTGCTGGCGACGCCGATAACCCGGTCGCGGCTGCTCGTCGAGAAGTACCTCTCGCTGCTGACGCCCATTGTCGTGCTCAACCTCGTGGTCCCGCTGTTCGTCTACGGCGGCACCATCCTCGTCGACGAGTCGCTGTCCGTGGTCGATCTGCTGGCCGTCCACGCCCTCTCGATCCCCTATCTGCTGGTCTGTACGAGCATCGGACTGGTGCTGTCGGTGCTGTTGCCCCGCGGGGACCTCGCCCAGCGGGGCGGGATGGCGGCCGTGTTCCTCCTGTTCGTGCTGGACTCGGTGACCGCTTCGACCGACTACGAGGTGCTTGGGGCGCTCTCGCCGACGAGATACTACGACACGACGGAGATTCTCGTCGAGACGAGCTACGACATCGAGGGCGCGATTGTCCTCGCCGTCGCGGCCGTCGCGCTGCTCGGGCTCGCTCGGCTCCGCTTTCGCCGGGCGGACTTGTAG